A stretch of the Neodiprion lecontei isolate iyNeoLeco1 chromosome 4, iyNeoLeco1.1, whole genome shotgun sequence genome encodes the following:
- the LOC124294010 gene encoding THAP domain-containing protein 1-like isoform X1, with protein MSTCVFCKTKQSKYCGRSFHKFPVKDVLRLQQWLKEMKRKDWKPNRNSTLCSAHFTNDCFDRTGFLITLKKNSVPTIFDNPKSECSSCHRLREYGRGYSFFKFPLDEPDIMKQWIANINIGPWSPSSDSFLCSDHFELSCFQKKSKNYITLRKGSIPTLFGENLQQTEFQDESDRPTTVNVTKLHEHLHICT; from the exons ATGAGTACCTgcgttttttgcaaaacaaagcAATCAAAATATTGTGGGCGATCATTTCACAA ATTTCCCGTGAAAGATGTGTTGCGCCTTCAGCAGTggttaaaagaaatgaagaggaaGGACTGGAAGCCAAACCGAAATAGCACATTGTGTTCGGCTCATTTTACAAATGACTGCTTTGATAGGACAGGATTCctaattacattgaaaaagaatagTGTACCAACTATATTTGACAACCCAAAATCAGAGTGTTCATCTTGTCACCGATTAAGGGAATATGGACGTGGCTATTCATTCTTCAA GTTCCCATTGGATGAACCTGATATTATGAAGCAGTGGATcgcaaatataaacattgGTCCGTGGTCTCCATCAAGTGATAGCTTTCTGTGTTCCGACCACTTTGAACTCTCTTGCTttcagaagaaaagtaaaaattatataactttACGAAAAGGCAGTATCCCAACGTTATTTG GTGAAAACTTGCAGCAGACCGAATTTCAGGATGAATCCGATCGGCCCACCACAGTGAATGTAACCAAATTACATGAGCACCTACACATTTGTACCTGA
- the LOC124294010 gene encoding uncharacterized protein LOC124294010 isoform X2, with translation MSTCVFCKTKQSKYCGRSFHKFPVKDVLRLQQWLKEMKRKDWKPNRNSTLCSAHFTNDCFDRTGFLITLKKNSVPTIFDNPKSECSSCHRLREYGRGYSFFKFPLDEPDIMKQWIANINIGPWSPSSDSFLCSDHFELSCFQKKSKNYITLRKGSIPTLFAPL, from the exons ATGAGTACCTgcgttttttgcaaaacaaagcAATCAAAATATTGTGGGCGATCATTTCACAA ATTTCCCGTGAAAGATGTGTTGCGCCTTCAGCAGTggttaaaagaaatgaagaggaaGGACTGGAAGCCAAACCGAAATAGCACATTGTGTTCGGCTCATTTTACAAATGACTGCTTTGATAGGACAGGATTCctaattacattgaaaaagaatagTGTACCAACTATATTTGACAACCCAAAATCAGAGTGTTCATCTTGTCACCGATTAAGGGAATATGGACGTGGCTATTCATTCTTCAA GTTCCCATTGGATGAACCTGATATTATGAAGCAGTGGATcgcaaatataaacattgGTCCGTGGTCTCCATCAAGTGATAGCTTTCTGTGTTCCGACCACTTTGAACTCTCTTGCTttcagaagaaaagtaaaaattatataactttACGAAAAGGCAGTATCCCAACGTTATTTG CTCCACTTTGA